In Roseomonas fluvialis, one genomic interval encodes:
- the creD gene encoding cell envelope integrity protein CreD — MSDTPADPESAPPADNPLAAGARLIGAAGLKLGLVGALVVALLIPQYMVSGLISEREARQREVRAEIGRAWGAPQTVLGPLLVVPVVTPAGRGTESGAIAIPAAELTMAATLAPETRRRGLFEAIVYAARIDIAGRLGDAAAALPADAEPDWRGAYLLTGATDLRPTADPPTLSLGGRALPVEREGSARCGAVEALRWPLGLDGPPEPGMAFAGTMELRGTEALSMLPVARRLRFSAEAAWETPSYFGTSLPHRTSGDGSAFRAEWVGGMAERSLRLPADGCGAVLGRGVGMGVALLEAVPTYRMVNRTAKYAALFVLLAVMTYWLFELVSRVRIHLVQYGLLGLSMVLFPMLLLAISETLGFGLAYVVSAVMVMGQASLFTAGVTGRVRLAAVFAAVLAALFGFLYVVLRMESMALLAGAIGLFALLSAVMMATRGIAGRER, encoded by the coding sequence ATGTCCGACACCCCGGCCGACCCCGAATCCGCGCCGCCCGCCGACAATCCGCTCGCCGCGGGCGCGCGCCTGATCGGCGCTGCGGGGCTGAAGCTGGGCCTGGTCGGTGCGCTGGTCGTGGCGCTGCTGATCCCGCAATACATGGTGTCGGGGCTGATCTCGGAGCGCGAGGCGCGCCAGCGCGAGGTCCGCGCCGAGATAGGCCGCGCCTGGGGCGCGCCGCAGACGGTGCTCGGCCCGTTGCTGGTGGTGCCGGTGGTAACCCCGGCAGGACGCGGGACGGAATCGGGTGCCATCGCCATTCCCGCGGCGGAGCTGACCATGGCCGCGACCCTGGCGCCGGAGACCCGACGGCGCGGGCTGTTCGAGGCGATCGTCTACGCGGCACGCATCGATATCGCCGGGCGGCTCGGCGATGCCGCCGCGGCGCTGCCGGCGGATGCCGAGCCTGACTGGCGCGGCGCCTATCTTCTCACCGGCGCCACCGACCTGCGCCCGACCGCCGATCCGCCCACGCTGAGCCTGGGCGGCCGTGCGCTGCCCGTCGAACGCGAGGGCAGCGCGCGTTGCGGGGCGGTCGAGGCGCTGCGCTGGCCGCTCGGGCTCGACGGCCCGCCGGAGCCGGGCATGGCCTTTGCCGGCACGATGGAACTGCGCGGCACCGAGGCGCTGTCGATGCTGCCGGTCGCGCGGCGCCTTCGATTCTCGGCCGAGGCAGCGTGGGAGACGCCGAGCTATTTCGGCACCAGCCTGCCGCACCGGACCTCCGGGGATGGCAGCGCCTTCCGTGCCGAATGGGTGGGCGGGATGGCGGAGCGGTCTCTGCGGCTGCCGGCGGATGGCTGCGGCGCGGTGCTGGGGCGCGGCGTCGGCATGGGTGTTGCGCTGCTGGAGGCGGTGCCGACCTACCGCATGGTGAACCGTACGGCGAAATACGCAGCGTTGTTCGTGCTGCTGGCGGTGATGACCTATTGGCTGTTCGAACTGGTGTCGCGCGTGCGCATCCACCTGGTGCAGTACGGGCTGCTCGGGCTGTCGATGGTGCTGTTCCCGATGCTGTTGCTCGCGATCTCGGAGACCCTCGGCTTCGGCCTGGCTTATGTGGTCAGCGCGGTGATGGTGATGGGGCAGGCGAGCCTGTTTACCGCTGGGGTCACCGGGCGGGTCCGCCTGGCGGCGGTCTTCGCGGCGGTTCTCG
- a CDS encoding response regulator transcription factor — translation MPKILIADDDPHIRNVIRFALARGGLATVEAADGATALALIAREQPDLVILDVMMPEMDGTELCRRLRRDSDVPVIFLSSRGEEIDRVLGLELGGDDYMTKPFSPRELIARVRAHLRRREGRVTDAPGPHGPLRRGPLTLDADRFEARWNAAPIPLTVTEFRLLQAMAAHPGRVFTRDTLMGSAHAEPRIVSDRTIDSHVRHLRAKLSALGAAPIETVHGLGYRYRDDC, via the coding sequence ATGCCGAAGATCCTCATCGCCGACGACGATCCGCATATCCGCAACGTCATTCGGTTCGCCCTGGCGCGCGGCGGGCTCGCCACCGTCGAGGCCGCGGACGGAGCGACGGCGCTGGCGCTGATCGCGCGCGAGCAGCCGGACCTGGTGATCCTCGACGTGATGATGCCGGAGATGGACGGCACCGAGCTGTGCCGCCGCCTGCGGCGCGACAGCGACGTGCCGGTGATCTTCCTCTCCTCGCGCGGCGAGGAGATCGACCGTGTACTCGGCCTCGAGCTCGGCGGCGACGACTACATGACCAAGCCCTTCAGCCCACGAGAGCTGATCGCCCGCGTGCGCGCCCATCTGCGCCGGCGCGAAGGCCGCGTGACCGACGCGCCGGGCCCCCACGGTCCGCTGCGCCGAGGCCCCCTCACCCTCGATGCCGACCGCTTCGAGGCACGCTGGAACGCGGCGCCGATCCCGCTGACCGTCACCGAGTTCCGCCTGCTCCAGGCCATGGCCGCGCATCCCGGACGCGTCTTCACCCGCGACACGCTGATGGGTTCGGCGCATGCGGAACCGCGCATCGTCAGCGACCGCACCATCGACAGCCATGTGCGGCATCTGCGCGCGAAGCTGTCCGCCCTCGGTGCCGCGCCGATCGAGACGGTGCACGGCCTCGGTTATCGCTACCGGGACGATTGCTGA
- a CDS encoding sensor histidine kinase produces the protein MPRRKPRILVVLLLANLALLVLPLGGLWMLRLYESALVRQTETELISQAAIIAAAQRAAWLRAAGQDAAPQATDWAPRFASLDLAHDPILPPPPDAVPPEQPADPVARAAGATLAPVLAEAQRVTLAAMRVTDQAGVVVASTGSETGLSLRGLEEVAAALAGQPAARVRARREAVPAGADSISRAAPFRVFVALPVQAGDRVIGAVLLSRTPSSLRQALHGKRWELAALTLAMLIVAGGLAGFIAYTVSRPIRAVADQARAVASGARVEVRRVRRSAVREADELAAAIGAMADTLEHRAAYISDFAAAVSHEFKTPLAALRGALELLQDHGAGMTAQERANFLAQCMEDVQRLDRLVTRLLDLARAETPHPHDAGGAIIGQAMHDAAAPSIAAGLDIAFDGAPGTEVAIAPEALRGILTILFDNVRQHAGPGAQCRVVWAEDGGTLRLRVSDTGRGISGANRRRIFDRFFTTAREAGGTGLGLAIARSLAEAAGGALDLVPDTPGATFDLRLPVVPHA, from the coding sequence GTGCCGCGCCGCAAGCCGCGCATCCTGGTGGTGCTGCTGCTGGCAAACCTCGCCTTGCTCGTGCTGCCGCTCGGCGGGCTGTGGATGCTGCGGCTGTACGAAAGCGCGCTGGTGCGCCAGACCGAGACCGAGCTGATTTCGCAAGCTGCCATCATCGCCGCCGCCCAGCGCGCCGCCTGGCTGCGCGCGGCCGGGCAGGACGCCGCCCCGCAGGCGACCGACTGGGCGCCGCGCTTCGCCAGCCTCGACCTCGCGCACGATCCGATCCTGCCGCCGCCGCCCGATGCCGTACCACCCGAACAGCCCGCCGACCCCGTTGCGCGCGCCGCCGGCGCCACACTTGCGCCGGTGCTGGCCGAGGCGCAGCGCGTCACCCTCGCCGCGATGCGCGTGACGGACCAGGCCGGCGTGGTGGTGGCGAGCACTGGCAGCGAGACAGGCCTGTCGCTGCGCGGGCTGGAGGAAGTCGCCGCCGCCCTCGCCGGCCAACCCGCCGCCCGCGTGCGTGCCCGCCGCGAAGCGGTGCCCGCCGGCGCGGATTCGATCAGCCGTGCCGCGCCCTTCCGAGTCTTCGTGGCCCTGCCCGTGCAGGCCGGCGATCGCGTGATCGGCGCGGTGCTGCTCTCCCGCACGCCGTCCAGTCTGCGCCAGGCTCTGCATGGCAAGCGATGGGAATTGGCGGCGCTGACCCTGGCGATGCTCATCGTCGCCGGCGGGCTCGCGGGCTTCATCGCCTATACCGTCAGCCGGCCGATCCGCGCCGTGGCGGACCAGGCGCGCGCGGTCGCCTCCGGCGCGCGGGTGGAGGTGCGCCGCGTCCGCCGCAGCGCGGTCCGCGAGGCCGACGAGCTCGCTGCCGCGATCGGTGCCATGGCCGACACGCTGGAACACCGCGCCGCCTACATCAGCGACTTCGCCGCCGCGGTCAGCCACGAGTTCAAGACGCCGCTGGCCGCCCTGCGCGGCGCGCTGGAACTGCTGCAGGACCACGGCGCCGGCATGACGGCACAGGAGCGCGCGAATTTCCTGGCCCAGTGCATGGAGGACGTACAGCGGCTGGATCGGCTGGTGACGCGGCTGCTCGACCTCGCGCGCGCCGAGACACCGCACCCGCACGACGCCGGCGGCGCCATCATCGGGCAGGCCATGCACGACGCCGCCGCGCCGAGCATCGCCGCGGGCCTCGATATCGCCTTCGACGGCGCGCCCGGCACCGAGGTCGCGATCGCGCCCGAGGCGCTGCGGGGCATCCTCACGATCCTGTTCGACAACGTCCGTCAGCATGCCGGGCCCGGGGCGCAATGCCGCGTCGTCTGGGCGGAGGACGGCGGCACGCTGCGCCTGCGGGTCAGCGATACCGGGCGCGGCATCTCGGGCGCCAACAGGCGCCGCATCTTCGACCGGTTCTTCACCACGGCGCGGGAGGCTGGCGGCACCGGCCTTGGCCTGGCGATCGCGCGCAGCCTCGCGGAGGCCGCCGGGGGTGCGCTGGATCTCGTGCCGGACACGCCCGGCGCCACCTTCGACCTGCGCCTGCCGGTCGTGCCGCACGCGTGA
- a CDS encoding class I SAM-dependent methyltransferase: MDTAPPPIAPHATLPRHYADDGERDRYVQALFDGGAASYDRINAIFSLGTGARYRRDALKRAGLAPGKRLLDVATGTGLVAREAVRILGRPEDVVGLDLSAGMLREARASLPNPLVQARAEALPLADASVDLVSMGYALRHVPDLVGTFREYHRVLRPGGRVLLLEIDQPASPVALAAVRFYLGRVVPGLSRIIGRGERDSRMMRYFWDTIDACVPPETITAALAEAGFADVGCDVQLGIFRAYGALRP; this comes from the coding sequence ATGGACACAGCGCCACCACCCATCGCGCCGCATGCGACACTGCCGCGCCACTATGCCGATGACGGCGAGCGCGACCGTTACGTCCAGGCGCTGTTCGACGGCGGCGCCGCGTCCTACGACCGCATCAACGCGATCTTCTCGCTGGGCACCGGCGCGCGCTACCGGCGCGATGCACTGAAGCGCGCCGGCCTGGCACCCGGCAAGCGGCTGCTCGATGTCGCGACCGGCACCGGCCTGGTCGCGCGGGAGGCCGTGCGCATCCTCGGCCGGCCCGAGGATGTCGTGGGCCTCGACCTCAGCGCCGGCATGCTGCGCGAAGCGCGCGCCAGCCTGCCCAACCCGCTGGTGCAGGCGCGCGCCGAGGCCTTGCCGCTGGCCGATGCCTCCGTCGACCTGGTCAGCATGGGCTACGCGCTGCGCCACGTGCCCGACCTGGTCGGGACCTTCCGCGAATACCACCGCGTGCTGCGCCCCGGCGGGCGGGTGCTGCTGCTCGAGATCGACCAGCCGGCAAGCCCGGTGGCGCTGGCAGCGGTGCGCTTCTACCTCGGCCGCGTGGTGCCGGGCCTGTCGCGCATCATTGGCCGCGGCGAACGCGACAGCCGCATGATGCGCTACTTCTGGGACACGATCGACGCCTGCGTGCCGCCCGAGACCATCACCGCCGCACTCGCCGAGGCCGGCTTCGCCGATGTCGGCTGCGACGTGCAGCTCGGCATCTTCCGCGCCTATGGCGCGCTCAGGCCCTGA
- a CDS encoding alpha-D-ribose 1-methylphosphonate 5-triphosphate diphosphatase produces MDWIVSDGAVLRDGAMAQGALALADGVVADRAPADAARFDAAGLLVLPGLVDIHGDAHERQLQPRPGVDLPVRLALRDSAAQLVAAGITTAYLGVTLSWEPGLRSLPAWRALKAALPAARAQAATDLRVHLRFEADNLDALEDALAGIADGSVHLLGFNDHTPGILKKLSDPVQVAKYAGRAGLPAEDFVALARSVAARRHEVPAARERLATAARRAGIPVLSHDDATLEDRAHYRAHGATICEFPMAEAVGVAARAAGEHVVMGAPNVVRGGSHLGWASAAPLAERGIVTVLASDYVWPAMLEAAFAMVKRGVLGLPAAWALVSANPAEACGLADRGRLAPGLRGDVVVVDPAVPAPVAVFAAGRLGWLAPGAAVRIRA; encoded by the coding sequence ATGGACTGGATCGTGAGTGATGGCGCCGTCCTCAGGGATGGCGCGATGGCGCAGGGCGCGCTGGCGCTGGCCGATGGCGTGGTGGCGGATCGTGCGCCGGCCGACGCGGCGCGCTTCGATGCCGCGGGCCTGCTGGTGCTGCCCGGCCTGGTCGACATCCATGGCGATGCGCATGAACGCCAGCTGCAGCCACGCCCGGGGGTCGATCTGCCGGTCCGGCTCGCGCTCCGCGATTCGGCGGCGCAGCTCGTTGCCGCGGGAATCACCACCGCCTATCTGGGCGTGACGCTGTCCTGGGAGCCGGGGCTGCGGTCGCTGCCGGCCTGGCGGGCGTTGAAGGCGGCGCTGCCGGCAGCGCGCGCGCAGGCGGCGACCGACCTGCGGGTGCACCTGCGCTTCGAGGCCGACAACCTCGATGCGCTGGAGGACGCGCTGGCGGGCATCGCGGATGGATCGGTGCATCTGCTGGGCTTCAACGACCACACGCCGGGCATCTTGAAGAAGCTGAGTGACCCGGTGCAGGTCGCGAAGTATGCCGGGCGCGCGGGGCTGCCGGCCGAGGACTTCGTCGCGCTGGCGCGATCGGTCGCGGCACGGCGGCACGAGGTTCCGGCGGCGCGCGAACGCCTGGCCACGGCGGCGCGCAGGGCCGGCATCCCGGTGCTGAGCCACGACGATGCGACGCTCGAGGACCGTGCGCACTACCGCGCGCATGGCGCGACCATCTGCGAATTCCCGATGGCCGAGGCGGTGGGTGTCGCGGCGCGCGCGGCGGGCGAGCATGTCGTGATGGGCGCGCCCAACGTGGTGCGCGGCGGGTCGCATCTGGGCTGGGCGAGTGCGGCGCCGCTGGCCGAGCGCGGGATCGTGACGGTGCTGGCCTCGGATTACGTCTGGCCGGCGATGCTGGAGGCGGCATTCGCCATGGTGAAGCGCGGTGTGCTCGGCCTGCCGGCGGCCTGGGCGCTGGTCTCGGCCAATCCGGCCGAGGCCTGTGGGCTGGCGGACCGCGGGCGGCTGGCGCCGGGGCTGCGCGGGGATGTGGTGGTGGTGGACCCGGCGGTGCCGGCGCCGGTCGCGGTCTTTGCCGCCGGGCGGCTCGGCTGGCTGGCGCCGGGGGCGGCGGTGCGGATCAGGGCCTGA
- the phnF gene encoding phosphonate metabolism transcriptional regulator PhnF, whose translation MTGTAIARGQGVALWRQIAATIEAEINRGGACAGDRLPTEAVLTARFGVNRHTVRRALEDLEARGLIRVEQGRGAFVAEDVVDYRLGPRTRFSEVIRRDNREPAGRILHVAEMPAETQLAEALGIRRGRMVLRAERLGLVNGRPIVLGVHHFPLPRCAAAAEALERDPSVTAALAACGIADYRRRSSRITARLPTPEEATLLQQSRSRPVLVSENINVDMAGEPIDWTQAVYAAGRAQLVVEP comes from the coding sequence ATGACAGGCACGGCGATCGCCCGCGGGCAGGGTGTCGCGCTGTGGCGCCAGATCGCCGCCACGATCGAGGCCGAGATCAATCGCGGCGGCGCCTGCGCCGGCGACCGCCTGCCGACTGAGGCGGTCCTCACGGCCCGCTTCGGCGTGAACCGCCATACGGTGCGCCGCGCGCTCGAGGACCTGGAGGCACGCGGGCTGATCCGTGTCGAGCAGGGACGCGGCGCCTTCGTGGCGGAGGATGTGGTCGACTACCGGCTGGGCCCGCGCACGCGGTTCTCCGAAGTCATCCGACGCGACAACCGCGAACCGGCAGGGCGGATCCTGCACGTTGCGGAGATGCCGGCGGAGACGCAACTCGCCGAGGCACTCGGCATCCGGCGCGGGCGCATGGTGCTGCGGGCGGAACGGCTGGGCCTGGTGAACGGGCGGCCGATCGTGCTGGGCGTGCACCACTTCCCGCTGCCGCGCTGCGCCGCGGCCGCGGAGGCACTGGAGCGCGACCCGTCGGTGACCGCGGCGCTCGCCGCCTGCGGCATCGCCGATTACCGGCGCCGATCGTCACGCATCACGGCGCGGCTGCCAACCCCCGAGGAGGCGACGCTGCTGCAGCAGTCGCGATCGCGCCCGGTGCTGGTTTCGGAGAACATCAACGTCGACATGGCGGGCGAGCCGATCGACTGGACCCAGGCGGTCTATGCTGCCGGGCGCGCGCAGCTGGTGGTGGAGCCCTGA
- the phnG gene encoding phosphonate C-P lyase system protein PhnG, translating to MTQHAPHPDLDPLGERRAWMAVLARAPADEIAALLPALPAHDRLRAPETGLVMVRGRAGGDGTAFNLGEMTVTRCAVRLGDAVGHAYVAGRDKRQAELAAVVDAALQDPARHAALLRDVIAPLAARQQAARDAEARKAAATRVEFFTMATMR from the coding sequence ATGACCCAACACGCGCCCCACCCCGACCTTGATCCCCTTGGCGAACGCCGCGCCTGGATGGCTGTCCTGGCACGCGCCCCCGCCGACGAGATCGCCGCGCTGCTGCCCGCGCTGCCCGCGCATGACCGCCTGCGCGCGCCCGAGACCGGCCTGGTCATGGTGCGCGGCCGCGCCGGCGGCGACGGCACGGCCTTCAACCTCGGCGAGATGACCGTGACACGCTGCGCCGTGCGGCTCGGCGATGCGGTCGGCCATGCCTATGTCGCCGGGCGCGACAAACGCCAGGCGGAACTCGCCGCGGTGGTGGATGCCGCGTTGCAGGACCCCGCGCGCCACGCTGCCCTGCTGCGCGACGTGATCGCCCCACTCGCTGCGCGCCAGCAGGCGGCGCGAGATGCCGAAGCGCGCAAGGCGGCCGCGACGCGCGTGGAATTCTTCACCATGGCGACAATGCGATGA
- the phnH gene encoding phosphonate C-P lyase system protein PhnH: MTLLSPGFADPVLDGQACFRAVLDAMSRPGRIAVAGSALRPPAPLCRAAAAVLLTLADADTPLWSDAGGDAEAWLRFHCGAPFVTEGEAAFVLATGTLPALDVLAAGSEEKPQHGATLVLQVAALDAGSGWRLTGPGIAHEHRLAVTGAPAGFVAAWAANRARFPRGVDVVLCAGDRLAALPRSVTIQEG; this comes from the coding sequence ATGACCCTGCTTTCCCCTGGCTTCGCCGATCCCGTGCTGGACGGTCAGGCCTGCTTCCGTGCCGTGCTGGATGCCATGAGCCGCCCCGGCCGCATCGCGGTGGCCGGCAGCGCGCTGCGCCCGCCCGCGCCGCTGTGCCGCGCGGCGGCCGCGGTGCTGCTGACGCTGGCTGATGCCGATACGCCACTGTGGTCGGATGCCGGCGGCGATGCCGAAGCCTGGTTGCGCTTCCATTGCGGCGCGCCCTTCGTGACCGAAGGCGAGGCCGCCTTCGTGCTGGCGACAGGCACGCTGCCGGCGCTGGATGTGCTCGCCGCCGGCAGCGAGGAGAAGCCGCAACACGGCGCGACGCTCGTGCTGCAGGTGGCGGCGCTGGACGCGGGCAGCGGCTGGCGCCTGACCGGTCCGGGCATCGCGCACGAACACCGCCTGGCGGTGACCGGCGCGCCGGCGGGCTTCGTCGCGGCCTGGGCCGCCAACCGCGCGCGCTTCCCGCGCGGGGTGGATGTCGTGCTGTGTGCCGGGGATCGGCTTGCGGCGCTGCCGCGCAGCGTCACGATCCAGGAGGGCTGA
- a CDS encoding carbon-phosphorus lyase complex subunit PhnI, which yields MYVAVKGGGRAISAAHAWLDETRRGDPSLPELTVAQIEQQMGLAVDRVMAEGSCHDRFLAALAIKQAKGDLIEAAFLLRAYRTTLVRFGASEPVETSAMRLRRRISATYKDLPGGQVLGPTFDYTHRLLDFALAAEGVERDAAPQAGTPVAAVPRVTEMLAREGLMQREPLDDTEPGDLTRQPLAFPAARPVRLQNLARGDEGFLLALGYSTQRGYGSNHPFVGEIRVGHVGVEFTPPELGFAIDIGEVAITECQMVNQFKGSRTEPAQFTRGYGLVFGHGERRAMGMALVDRALRAQELGEDITAPAQDAEFVLYHSDNIEATGFVEHLKLPHYVDFQSELENLRTIRRSAVAAGAAPGAVTEGAAQTASAEAAE from the coding sequence ATGTATGTCGCAGTCAAGGGTGGCGGGCGCGCGATCAGCGCGGCGCATGCCTGGCTCGACGAGACGCGGCGCGGCGACCCGTCGCTGCCGGAATTGACCGTCGCGCAGATCGAACAGCAGATGGGCCTCGCGGTCGATCGCGTGATGGCGGAAGGGTCCTGCCATGATCGCTTCCTGGCGGCGCTCGCGATCAAGCAGGCGAAGGGGGACCTGATCGAGGCCGCCTTCCTGCTGCGCGCCTATCGCACCACGCTGGTGCGCTTCGGCGCGTCAGAACCTGTGGAGACATCCGCGATGCGCCTGCGCCGGCGCATCAGCGCGACCTACAAGGACCTGCCGGGCGGCCAGGTGCTGGGGCCGACCTTCGACTACACGCATCGCCTGCTCGACTTCGCGCTGGCGGCCGAGGGCGTGGAACGCGACGCGGCGCCGCAGGCCGGCACGCCGGTCGCCGCCGTGCCGCGTGTGACCGAGATGCTGGCCCGCGAAGGCTTGATGCAGCGCGAACCGCTGGATGATACGGAACCGGGCGACCTGACGCGCCAGCCCCTCGCCTTCCCCGCCGCGCGGCCGGTGCGCCTGCAGAACCTGGCGCGCGGCGACGAGGGCTTCCTGCTGGCGCTGGGGTATTCCACGCAGCGCGGCTACGGGTCGAACCACCCCTTCGTCGGCGAAATCCGCGTCGGCCATGTCGGCGTGGAATTCACCCCGCCCGAGCTCGGCTTCGCGATCGATATCGGCGAGGTCGCCATCACCGAATGCCAGATGGTCAACCAGTTCAAGGGGAGCCGCACCGAACCAGCGCAGTTCACCCGCGGCTACGGACTGGTGTTCGGCCATGGCGAGCGCCGCGCAATGGGCATGGCGCTGGTCGATCGCGCTTTGCGCGCGCAGGAACTCGGCGAGGACATCACCGCCCCGGCGCAGGATGCGGAGTTCGTGCTCTATCACTCCGACAACATCGAGGCGACCGGCTTCGTCGAGCACCTGAAGCTGCCGCACTACGTCGATTTCCAGAGCGAGCTCGAGAACCTGCGCACCATCCGCCGCAGTGCCGTCGCGGCCGGCGCCGCGCCGGGGGCCGTCACGGAGGGCGCCGCGCAGACCGCCAGCGCGGAGGCTGCGGAATGA
- a CDS encoding alpha-D-ribose 1-methylphosphonate 5-phosphate C-P-lyase PhnJ → MTPPDAPRATGVTDGYNFAYLDEATKRMIRRAILKAVAIPGHQIPFGAREMPLPYGWGTGGIQVTASILGPDDVLKVIDQGADDTTNAISIRRFFTRVAGVATTESTAEATIVQTRHRIPERALREDQVIVYQVPQPEPLSRLEPRRAETERLHALADYGLMHVRLYEDIARLGHIAKAYDYPVMVNGRYLMSPSPIPAFDNPKMHRMPALQLFGAGREKRIYAIPPYTEVRSLDFEDHPFRPIRAPHACALCGSTESYLDEVLTDDAGGRIFVCSDTDYCGERQAAAAKAAAE, encoded by the coding sequence ATGACGCCGCCGGACGCCCCGCGCGCCACCGGCGTAACCGACGGCTACAACTTCGCCTACCTGGACGAGGCGACGAAGCGGATGATCCGCCGCGCCATCCTCAAGGCCGTTGCGATTCCTGGCCACCAGATCCCGTTCGGCGCGCGCGAGATGCCGCTGCCCTATGGCTGGGGCACGGGCGGCATCCAGGTGACGGCCTCGATCCTCGGGCCCGACGACGTGCTGAAAGTGATCGACCAGGGGGCCGACGACACCACCAACGCCATTTCCATCCGCCGCTTCTTCACGCGCGTCGCCGGCGTCGCCACCACAGAGAGCACGGCGGAGGCGACGATCGTCCAGACCCGCCACCGCATCCCCGAACGCGCGCTGCGCGAGGACCAGGTGATCGTCTACCAGGTGCCGCAGCCCGAACCCCTGTCCAGGCTGGAACCCCGCCGTGCCGAGACCGAACGCCTGCATGCGCTGGCCGACTACGGCCTGATGCATGTGCGCCTATACGAGGACATCGCGCGGCTCGGCCATATCGCGAAGGCCTACGACTATCCGGTGATGGTGAACGGGCGCTATCTGATGTCGCCCTCGCCCATCCCGGCCTTCGACAATCCCAAGATGCACCGCATGCCCGCGCTGCAATTGTTCGGCGCGGGGCGCGAGAAGCGCATCTACGCCATCCCGCCGTATACCGAGGTGCGCAGCCTGGATTTCGAGGACCATCCCTTCCGCCCGATCCGCGCACCACACGCCTGCGCGCTGTGCGGCAGCACCGAGAGCTACCTGGACGAGGTGCTGACCGACGATGCCGGTGGGCGGATCTTTGTCTGTTCCGACACCGACTACTGCGGCGAACGCCAAGCCGCCGCCGCCAAGGCCGCCGCCGAATGA
- the phnK gene encoding phosphonate C-P lyase system protein PhnK, which yields MTALLTAHGLNLRFGAIPALVDVSIDISAGEVVAIVGESGSGKTTLLRVLSGMMAPDAGTVRWLGDDLHAMGEAARRRLMRTDWGFVHQNPRDGLRLNVSAGGNVGERLMAVGARHYGNIREQAIEWLRRVEVDASRIDDLPRTFSGGMQQRLQIARTLVTRPRLVFMDEPTGGLDVSVQARLLDLIRGLSRELGLAVLIVTHDIAAARLLADRMLVMRRGEVVEQGLTDRVLDDPQHPYTQLLVSSVLAA from the coding sequence ATGACCGCGCTGCTCACCGCCCACGGCCTGAACCTGCGCTTCGGCGCCATCCCCGCGCTGGTCGATGTGTCCATCGACATCTCGGCCGGCGAGGTCGTCGCCATCGTCGGCGAATCCGGCTCCGGCAAGACCACGCTGCTGCGCGTGCTGTCGGGCATGATGGCGCCCGACGCCGGCACGGTGCGCTGGCTGGGCGACGACCTGCACGCCATGGGCGAGGCCGCGCGCCGCCGCCTGATGCGCACCGACTGGGGGTTCGTGCACCAGAACCCGCGCGACGGGCTGCGGCTGAACGTCTCGGCCGGCGGCAATGTCGGCGAACGCCTGATGGCGGTCGGCGCGCGCCACTACGGCAATATCCGCGAACAGGCGATCGAATGGCTGCGGCGCGTGGAAGTGGATGCGTCGCGCATCGACGACCTGCCGCGCACCTTTTCGGGCGGCATGCAGCAGCGCCTGCAGATCGCGCGCACGCTGGTCACGCGCCCGCGCCTGGTGTTCATGGACGAACCGACCGGTGGGCTGGATGTGTCGGTCCAGGCGCGGCTGCTCGACCTGATCCGCGGGCTGTCGCGCGAACTGGGGCTCGCGGTACTGATCGTCACGCACGACATCGCCGCGGCGCGGCTGCTCGCCGACCGGATGCTGGTGATGCGGCGCGGCGAAGTGGTGGAACAGGGCCTGACCGACCGCGTGCTGGACGACCCGCAGCATCCCTATACGCAGCTGCTCGTCTCCTCGGTGCTTGCGGCATGA